A single genomic interval of Xyrauchen texanus isolate HMW12.3.18 chromosome 8, RBS_HiC_50CHRs, whole genome shotgun sequence harbors:
- the LOC127647971 gene encoding splicing factor, arginine/serine-rich 19-like isoform X2: MKMGTDGQDHNDDEVVPAKSQTEQCPDEEEKIETKADRRTVGLRCYQGNGENSEDDPSELGSSVVASSEPVFLVPQLSSQPQYLDCDFDVELTAEVSVEDGSSLALLMSITPNVGYQKPGSYPRWCSRLIQASGLMKPPCSLTTTQRVIEIAKSPLPSSPSNSPSSPSSAPSSPSSSPSSPSSSSPGGKGTNYHEDEGRGHAVDSRASKGTGDCVSSTSSSFVPSLSVPSSSNPPLHTSASSTHPCNDGQREGVENDIYDPFYPTEGEGERERASTEDEDEVDKYDPFEPTGSPASETEEEKTFMDGENEGGSSINSEGNFMADDRTLEVGAAAGTEGGPPDSTEIVSPSCMFNNVILDINSKQSIKDGMREQVKNLREKRTDSEHSDIEEGEIVGATERGRERVIERREVLLPSSSSPSYLQGSGPKPERILRVLEGDGFVSVRADEEWEREPVASVGVGDLRRKLTSRRKERFRSCPSSASISPPSATVLSLPSPSFPTSPPLSPNKERSHKSSKSSKDRDGRKRKEGRGEKEKRKKRKEGKESGGGRTESKDRDSVKRSGRENKEKERDRGRSSRSDSRKRKKRRRSTPEHLSCSQSQNVSHRTHGRRSWSSHSEDHYKDRDREKEKERARDRNHERDWDRDKWRDERDRKSDRKSDRDSRRRDGRKRDRDKDTRRSSSRERGSTRRSRGSSVRRDREKEMVRERDRDRRRDSRPVVPPSIQDLNGSDLFAIKRTITVTTTTTTTTVPGSPPLDQRHSRSRSQSSDKHHKRKKKRRRLSDDEEGKEEEHRSRSRPTSLTPPRYHRYESNRPEADMLSLDGEALDSDYPSLEDSPLLPPPPEPPLPSPRMKSTAPKASRHHLKKKSRFVKKVGQSESTFSSSSHRPKATSKNILSSFSPPLSASSGNTTSLQHTTSSSTAQRGRKTGKTGKKDSGRSGRSKKLSGSSRKGKLQSKVSVLVREGVSSTTGISGKLGIDLGSGGVVSGASGPSVVGGSIAVVFRRDNESRSPFLKPCSETLALPGRGKDLSKSGKQRNILGPPSSTNPSGLKSKKVKPSSATSTSSSASSPTSSLASKRRRRLGKKPREKGLSVDGSDVKSSNSNSSMVGGVWVGVSTEMQPLVGVGSKPSSPPPALPGPTPSSSSSSTSSSASILPPTSSPPHTSPLSVPPSRDTRESSPDSQTVDSSCKTPEPLFLSEECPGQSKPISLIPAKSPPSPPSLLSSQIRGDSISQSTSNAKSLLPDDQKASPPCSTSSSALVSASLSHSSAPLANDPSSSSSSSVSSSSVNKPPPPPPPPAPPLPWSLQTGVDCTAGGVLALTALLFKMEEANIASRAKAQEFIQATSQILSQANQNQSQPHAQLSSSLSSQVPPPPPSHAPPPGPNPAQYILHSSVPLVGCTKTPPTHLHPGLSMGGGCAQTPPPPLPAGMSGATGGSCEMGWDNESKDPDKYMKKLHTQERAIEEVKLAIKPYYQRKDINKDEYKDILRKAVHKICHSRTGEINPVKVSNLVKLYVQRYKYFRKHGRKMDEEEKEDRESASMYFST, translated from the exons ATGAAG ATGGGAACAGATGGACAGGATCACAATGATGATGAGGTCGTGCCCGCCAAG TCACAGACTGAACAATGTCCAGATGAAGAGGAGAAAATTGAGACTAAAGCAGACAGGAGGACAGTTGGTTTAAGATGTTACCAAGGAAATGGAGAGAACTCAGAGGATGACCCTAGTGAACTG GGGTCTTCTGTTGTTGCTTCCTCTGAGCCTGTATTCCTTGTGCCTCAGCTCAGCTCACAACCTCAGTACCTGGACTG tgacTTTGATGTGGAGCTAACAGCAGAAGTGAGTGTAGAGGATGGCTCATCTCTTGCTTTGTTGATGTCTATTACCCCCAATGTTGGCTACCAGAAGCCAG GCTCTTATCCCAGATGGTGTTCACGTCTAATTCAGGCCTCTGGACTGATGAAACCTCCCTGTTCCCTCACAACCACTCAAAGAGTCATAGAGATCGCCAAAAGCCCTCTCCCCTCATCACCCTCCAACTCGCCATCATCTCCTTCATCTGCTCCCTCTTCTCcttcctcctccccctcctccccctcatCATCCTCTCCTGGTGGAAAAGGTACAAACTACCATGAGGATGAGGGCAGAGGTCATGCAGTAGACAGCAGAGCTAGCAAAGGAACTGGAGACTGCGTATCATCCACTTCATCCTCTTTTGTGCCATCACTGTCTGTGCCGTCTTCTTCTAATCCTCCACTCCACACATCTGCATCATCCACACATCCATGCAATGATGGACAAAGGGAGGGTGTAGAGAATGACATATATGATCCATTTTACCCAACtgagggggagggggagagagaacgGGCATCCACTGAGGATGAGGATGAAGTTGACAAGTATGATCCTTTTGAACCTACTGGTTCTCCAGCCTCtgaaacagaggaagagaaaacatTTATGGATGGGGAGAATGAGGGAGGAAGCAGCATTAACAGTGAAGGGAATTTTATGGCTGATGATAGAACATTGGAAGTAGGGGCAGCTGCTGGAACAGAGGGGGGTCCTCCAGATTCAACAGAAATTGTCTCTCCATCTTGCAtgtttaataatgtaattttggacATTAACAGCAAGCAATCAATCAAGGATGGAATGAGAGAACAAGTAAAAAATCtaagagaaaagagaacagacTCTGAACACTCTGATATAGAAGAAGGAGAGATTGTGGGGGCCACTGAAAGAGGAAGAGAACGGGTGATTGAAAGAAGGGAGGTGTTGCTTCCATCCTCAAGCAGTCCCTCTTACCTTCAAGGGAGTGGCCCAAAACCAGAGAGGATATTACGGGTCTTAGAGGGTGATGGATTTGTATCTGTCCGTGCTGATGAAGAATGGGAAAGGGAACCAGTGGCTTCTGTGGGTGTGGGAGATCTGAGACGAAAACTGACGAGCAGGCGGAAAGAGAGGTTCAGGTCTTGCCCTTCCTCTGCATCCATATCACCTCCATCTGCCACAGTTTTGTCCTTGCCCTCTCCATCTTTTCCCACTTCTCCACCCCTATCCCCCAATAAAGAAAGGAGTCATAAATCCTCCAAGAGTTCAAAGGACAGGGATGGACGCAAGCGGAAAGAGGGAAGAGGGgaaaaggaaaagaggaaaaaaaggaaAGAGGGGAAGGAGTCAGGTGGAGGGAGGACAGAGAGCAAAGACAGGGACAGTGTAAAGAGGAGTGGaagagaaaacaaagaaaaggaaagggACAGAGGGAGAAGTAGCAGAAGTGATAGTCGCAAGAGGAAAAAGAGACGTCGGAGCACTCCAGAACATTTATCTTGCTCCCAATCTCAGAATGTCTCCCACCGAACACACGGTCGCAGATCATGGTCCAGCCACTCTGAGGACCACTACAAAGATAGAGACAGAGAAAAGGAAAAGGAGAGAGCAAGAGACAGGAATCATGAAAGAGACTGGGATAGAGACAAGTGGCGAGATGAGAGGGACAGAAAGAGCGACAGAAAGAGCGACAGAGACTCTAGAAGAAGAGATGGGCGAAAGAGAGATCGAGATAAAGATACCAGAAGATCAAgcagcagagagagagggagtacaAGAAGGAGCAGAGGAAGCAGTGTCagaagagatagagagaaagaaatggTGAGGGAAAGAGACCGGGACAGGAGAAGAGATAGCAGACCTGTTGTACCACCATCTATTCAGGATCTCAATGGCTCTGATCTTTTTGCTATCAAACGCACCATCACTGTTACCACCACTACAACCACCACCACAGTCCCAGGTTCACCACCTCTTGATCAGCGCCACTCCCGCAGCCGATCCCAGAGCTCAGACAAACACCACAAGAGAAAGAAGAAACGAAGGAGACTATCAGATGATGAGGAGGGAAAGGAAGAGGAGCATAGAAGCAGGTCTCGACCTACCTCCCTCACCCCTCCTCGTTACCATAGATATGAATCAAACCGGCCTGAGGCAGACATGCTGTCTTTGGATGGTGAAGCTCTGGATTCAGACTACCCCTCACTGGAGGACTCACCGTtgcttcctcctcctcctgagccccCCCTACCCAGCCCCAGAATGAAATCCACTGCACCCAAAGCAAGCCGACATCATTTGAAGAAGAAATCTAGATTTGTCAAGAAAGTTGGTCAGTCTGAATCCACCTTCTCTTCCTCTTCTCATAGACCAAAAGCCACAAGTAAAAATATCCTGTCATCTTTCTCACCACCTCTTTCTGCATCCTCGGGCAACACTACATCCCTTCAACATACAACTTCCTCATCCACTGCTCAACGGGGACGGAAAACTGGAAAAACAGGGAAGAAGGATTCTGGGCGATCAGGAAGGTCCAAGAAGCTTAGTGGTAGTAGTAGAAAGGGTAAGCTCCAATCTAAAGTGTCTGTCCTTGTGCGAGAGGGTGTTAGCAGCACCACTGGTATCTCTGGGAAGTTGGGCATTGACCTTGGATCTGGTGGGGTTGTTAGTGGAGCGTCAGGGCCCTCAGTTGTTGGTGGATCTATTGCTGTGGTGTTCCGCAGGGACAATGAGAGCAGGTCACCATTTCTAAAGCCCTGCTCTGAGACTCTGGCCCTTCCAGGGAGAGGCAAAGACCTAAGCAAATCGGGGAAACAACGCAACATCCTTGGGCCACCGTCCTCAACCAATCCAAGTGGACTGAAGTCAAAAAAAGTCAAGCCAAGCTCTGCTACATCTACGTCTTCATCCGCCTCTTCCCCTACATCATCTTTGGCATCAAAACGCCGAAGAAGACTTGGAAAGAAGCCCAGAGAGAAAGGGCTATCTGTGGATGGAAGTGATGTTAAAAGCTCTAATAGTAATTCTAGCATGGTTGGTGGTGTTTGGGTGGGAGTATCAACAGAAATGCAGCCATTGGTTGGGGTTGGATCCAAGCCATCCAGTCCTCCTCCTGCTCTCCCTGGCCCCACTCCATCATCTTCCTCATCCTCCACTTCCTCATCAGCAAGTATCCTTCCACCCACCTCCTCACCACCACACACATCCCCGTTGTCTGTGCCTCCCTCTCGAGACACTAGAGAGTCGTCCCCAGACTCTCAAACTGTTGATAGTAGCTGTAAGACGCCAGAGCCTTTATTCCTCTCCGAGGAGTGCCCTGGTCAGTCCAAACCCATATCTCTCATTCCCGCAAAGTCACCACCCAGCCCTCCCAGCCTGCTGTCATCACAGATCAGGGGGGATAGCATATCACAGTCCACTTCCAATGCTAAATCTCTCCTACCAGATGATCAAAAGGCATCACCACCATGCTCCACTTCTTCATCGGCTTTAGTATCGGCTTCCCTCTCTCATTCCAGTGCTCCTCTGGCAAACGACccctcttcatcctcctcctcttcagtGTCCTCATCTTCTGTAAACAAGCCGCCACCACCTCCACCCCCACCAGCTCCACCATTACCGTGGAGTCTTCAAACTGGAGTGGACTGCACTGCTGGAGGGGTTTTAGCAT TGACAGCCCTCCTCTTCAAAATGGAAGAGGCCAATATAGCCAGCAGAGCCAAAGCACAAGAGTTCATCCAGGCCACAAGTCAG ATTCTCTCACAGGCTAATCAGAACCAGTCACAGCCACACGCTCAATTATCCTCGTCTCTGTCATCACAagttcctcctcctcctccatcaCATGCTCCACCTCCAGGACCCAATCCTGCACAATATATTCTCCACAGCTCTGTCCCATTAGTTGGCTGCACCAAAACCCCTCCGACACACTTGCACCCTGGACTCTCAATGGGTGGAGGCTGTGCTCAGACTCCACCTCCTCCATTGCCAGCAGGAATGTCAGGGGCGACTGGGGGCTCGTGTGAAATGGGCTGGGACAATGAAAGTAAAGACCCTGACAAG TATATGAAGAAGCTGCATACCCAGGAGAGGGCAATCGAGGAAGTCAAATTGGCCATCAAGCCATACTACCAACGCAAAGACATCAACAAAGATGAATACAAGGATATCTTAAGGAAAGCTGTGCACAAG ATTTGTCACAGCCGAACAGGCGAGATTAACCCGGTTAAAGTGAGTAACCTGGTCAAGCTTTATGTCCAGAGGTACAAGTATTTCAGAAAGCATGGCCGCAAGATGGACGAAGAGGAAAAAGAGGATAGAGAGTCTGCTTCAATGTATTTCTCAACATGA
- the LOC127647971 gene encoding splicing factor, arginine/serine-rich 19-like isoform X1 produces MKMGTDGQDHNDDEVVPAKSQTEQCPDEEEKIETKADRRTVGLRCYQGNGENSEDDPSELGSSVVASSEPVFLVPQLSSQPQYLDCDFDVELTAEVSVEDGSSLALLMSITPNVGYQKPGYILSGHFLMPPSPSIKRSSVECFLPSGSYPRWCSRLIQASGLMKPPCSLTTTQRVIEIAKSPLPSSPSNSPSSPSSAPSSPSSSPSSPSSSSPGGKGTNYHEDEGRGHAVDSRASKGTGDCVSSTSSSFVPSLSVPSSSNPPLHTSASSTHPCNDGQREGVENDIYDPFYPTEGEGERERASTEDEDEVDKYDPFEPTGSPASETEEEKTFMDGENEGGSSINSEGNFMADDRTLEVGAAAGTEGGPPDSTEIVSPSCMFNNVILDINSKQSIKDGMREQVKNLREKRTDSEHSDIEEGEIVGATERGRERVIERREVLLPSSSSPSYLQGSGPKPERILRVLEGDGFVSVRADEEWEREPVASVGVGDLRRKLTSRRKERFRSCPSSASISPPSATVLSLPSPSFPTSPPLSPNKERSHKSSKSSKDRDGRKRKEGRGEKEKRKKRKEGKESGGGRTESKDRDSVKRSGRENKEKERDRGRSSRSDSRKRKKRRRSTPEHLSCSQSQNVSHRTHGRRSWSSHSEDHYKDRDREKEKERARDRNHERDWDRDKWRDERDRKSDRKSDRDSRRRDGRKRDRDKDTRRSSSRERGSTRRSRGSSVRRDREKEMVRERDRDRRRDSRPVVPPSIQDLNGSDLFAIKRTITVTTTTTTTTVPGSPPLDQRHSRSRSQSSDKHHKRKKKRRRLSDDEEGKEEEHRSRSRPTSLTPPRYHRYESNRPEADMLSLDGEALDSDYPSLEDSPLLPPPPEPPLPSPRMKSTAPKASRHHLKKKSRFVKKVGQSESTFSSSSHRPKATSKNILSSFSPPLSASSGNTTSLQHTTSSSTAQRGRKTGKTGKKDSGRSGRSKKLSGSSRKGKLQSKVSVLVREGVSSTTGISGKLGIDLGSGGVVSGASGPSVVGGSIAVVFRRDNESRSPFLKPCSETLALPGRGKDLSKSGKQRNILGPPSSTNPSGLKSKKVKPSSATSTSSSASSPTSSLASKRRRRLGKKPREKGLSVDGSDVKSSNSNSSMVGGVWVGVSTEMQPLVGVGSKPSSPPPALPGPTPSSSSSSTSSSASILPPTSSPPHTSPLSVPPSRDTRESSPDSQTVDSSCKTPEPLFLSEECPGQSKPISLIPAKSPPSPPSLLSSQIRGDSISQSTSNAKSLLPDDQKASPPCSTSSSALVSASLSHSSAPLANDPSSSSSSSVSSSSVNKPPPPPPPPAPPLPWSLQTGVDCTAGGVLALTALLFKMEEANIASRAKAQEFIQATSQILSQANQNQSQPHAQLSSSLSSQVPPPPPSHAPPPGPNPAQYILHSSVPLVGCTKTPPTHLHPGLSMGGGCAQTPPPPLPAGMSGATGGSCEMGWDNESKDPDKYMKKLHTQERAIEEVKLAIKPYYQRKDINKDEYKDILRKAVHKICHSRTGEINPVKVSNLVKLYVQRYKYFRKHGRKMDEEEKEDRESASMYFST; encoded by the exons ATGAAG ATGGGAACAGATGGACAGGATCACAATGATGATGAGGTCGTGCCCGCCAAG TCACAGACTGAACAATGTCCAGATGAAGAGGAGAAAATTGAGACTAAAGCAGACAGGAGGACAGTTGGTTTAAGATGTTACCAAGGAAATGGAGAGAACTCAGAGGATGACCCTAGTGAACTG GGGTCTTCTGTTGTTGCTTCCTCTGAGCCTGTATTCCTTGTGCCTCAGCTCAGCTCACAACCTCAGTACCTGGACTG tgacTTTGATGTGGAGCTAACAGCAGAAGTGAGTGTAGAGGATGGCTCATCTCTTGCTTTGTTGATGTCTATTACCCCCAATGTTGGCTACCAGAAGCCAG GATACATTTTAAGTGGACATTTTCTCATGCCTCCATCACCAAGTATAAAAAGAAGTTCTGTGGAATGTTTTTTGCCTTCAGGCTCTTATCCCAGATGGTGTTCACGTCTAATTCAGGCCTCTGGACTGATGAAACCTCCCTGTTCCCTCACAACCACTCAAAGAGTCATAGAGATCGCCAAAAGCCCTCTCCCCTCATCACCCTCCAACTCGCCATCATCTCCTTCATCTGCTCCCTCTTCTCcttcctcctccccctcctccccctcatCATCCTCTCCTGGTGGAAAAGGTACAAACTACCATGAGGATGAGGGCAGAGGTCATGCAGTAGACAGCAGAGCTAGCAAAGGAACTGGAGACTGCGTATCATCCACTTCATCCTCTTTTGTGCCATCACTGTCTGTGCCGTCTTCTTCTAATCCTCCACTCCACACATCTGCATCATCCACACATCCATGCAATGATGGACAAAGGGAGGGTGTAGAGAATGACATATATGATCCATTTTACCCAACtgagggggagggggagagagaacgGGCATCCACTGAGGATGAGGATGAAGTTGACAAGTATGATCCTTTTGAACCTACTGGTTCTCCAGCCTCtgaaacagaggaagagaaaacatTTATGGATGGGGAGAATGAGGGAGGAAGCAGCATTAACAGTGAAGGGAATTTTATGGCTGATGATAGAACATTGGAAGTAGGGGCAGCTGCTGGAACAGAGGGGGGTCCTCCAGATTCAACAGAAATTGTCTCTCCATCTTGCAtgtttaataatgtaattttggacATTAACAGCAAGCAATCAATCAAGGATGGAATGAGAGAACAAGTAAAAAATCtaagagaaaagagaacagacTCTGAACACTCTGATATAGAAGAAGGAGAGATTGTGGGGGCCACTGAAAGAGGAAGAGAACGGGTGATTGAAAGAAGGGAGGTGTTGCTTCCATCCTCAAGCAGTCCCTCTTACCTTCAAGGGAGTGGCCCAAAACCAGAGAGGATATTACGGGTCTTAGAGGGTGATGGATTTGTATCTGTCCGTGCTGATGAAGAATGGGAAAGGGAACCAGTGGCTTCTGTGGGTGTGGGAGATCTGAGACGAAAACTGACGAGCAGGCGGAAAGAGAGGTTCAGGTCTTGCCCTTCCTCTGCATCCATATCACCTCCATCTGCCACAGTTTTGTCCTTGCCCTCTCCATCTTTTCCCACTTCTCCACCCCTATCCCCCAATAAAGAAAGGAGTCATAAATCCTCCAAGAGTTCAAAGGACAGGGATGGACGCAAGCGGAAAGAGGGAAGAGGGgaaaaggaaaagaggaaaaaaaggaaAGAGGGGAAGGAGTCAGGTGGAGGGAGGACAGAGAGCAAAGACAGGGACAGTGTAAAGAGGAGTGGaagagaaaacaaagaaaaggaaagggACAGAGGGAGAAGTAGCAGAAGTGATAGTCGCAAGAGGAAAAAGAGACGTCGGAGCACTCCAGAACATTTATCTTGCTCCCAATCTCAGAATGTCTCCCACCGAACACACGGTCGCAGATCATGGTCCAGCCACTCTGAGGACCACTACAAAGATAGAGACAGAGAAAAGGAAAAGGAGAGAGCAAGAGACAGGAATCATGAAAGAGACTGGGATAGAGACAAGTGGCGAGATGAGAGGGACAGAAAGAGCGACAGAAAGAGCGACAGAGACTCTAGAAGAAGAGATGGGCGAAAGAGAGATCGAGATAAAGATACCAGAAGATCAAgcagcagagagagagggagtacaAGAAGGAGCAGAGGAAGCAGTGTCagaagagatagagagaaagaaatggTGAGGGAAAGAGACCGGGACAGGAGAAGAGATAGCAGACCTGTTGTACCACCATCTATTCAGGATCTCAATGGCTCTGATCTTTTTGCTATCAAACGCACCATCACTGTTACCACCACTACAACCACCACCACAGTCCCAGGTTCACCACCTCTTGATCAGCGCCACTCCCGCAGCCGATCCCAGAGCTCAGACAAACACCACAAGAGAAAGAAGAAACGAAGGAGACTATCAGATGATGAGGAGGGAAAGGAAGAGGAGCATAGAAGCAGGTCTCGACCTACCTCCCTCACCCCTCCTCGTTACCATAGATATGAATCAAACCGGCCTGAGGCAGACATGCTGTCTTTGGATGGTGAAGCTCTGGATTCAGACTACCCCTCACTGGAGGACTCACCGTtgcttcctcctcctcctgagccccCCCTACCCAGCCCCAGAATGAAATCCACTGCACCCAAAGCAAGCCGACATCATTTGAAGAAGAAATCTAGATTTGTCAAGAAAGTTGGTCAGTCTGAATCCACCTTCTCTTCCTCTTCTCATAGACCAAAAGCCACAAGTAAAAATATCCTGTCATCTTTCTCACCACCTCTTTCTGCATCCTCGGGCAACACTACATCCCTTCAACATACAACTTCCTCATCCACTGCTCAACGGGGACGGAAAACTGGAAAAACAGGGAAGAAGGATTCTGGGCGATCAGGAAGGTCCAAGAAGCTTAGTGGTAGTAGTAGAAAGGGTAAGCTCCAATCTAAAGTGTCTGTCCTTGTGCGAGAGGGTGTTAGCAGCACCACTGGTATCTCTGGGAAGTTGGGCATTGACCTTGGATCTGGTGGGGTTGTTAGTGGAGCGTCAGGGCCCTCAGTTGTTGGTGGATCTATTGCTGTGGTGTTCCGCAGGGACAATGAGAGCAGGTCACCATTTCTAAAGCCCTGCTCTGAGACTCTGGCCCTTCCAGGGAGAGGCAAAGACCTAAGCAAATCGGGGAAACAACGCAACATCCTTGGGCCACCGTCCTCAACCAATCCAAGTGGACTGAAGTCAAAAAAAGTCAAGCCAAGCTCTGCTACATCTACGTCTTCATCCGCCTCTTCCCCTACATCATCTTTGGCATCAAAACGCCGAAGAAGACTTGGAAAGAAGCCCAGAGAGAAAGGGCTATCTGTGGATGGAAGTGATGTTAAAAGCTCTAATAGTAATTCTAGCATGGTTGGTGGTGTTTGGGTGGGAGTATCAACAGAAATGCAGCCATTGGTTGGGGTTGGATCCAAGCCATCCAGTCCTCCTCCTGCTCTCCCTGGCCCCACTCCATCATCTTCCTCATCCTCCACTTCCTCATCAGCAAGTATCCTTCCACCCACCTCCTCACCACCACACACATCCCCGTTGTCTGTGCCTCCCTCTCGAGACACTAGAGAGTCGTCCCCAGACTCTCAAACTGTTGATAGTAGCTGTAAGACGCCAGAGCCTTTATTCCTCTCCGAGGAGTGCCCTGGTCAGTCCAAACCCATATCTCTCATTCCCGCAAAGTCACCACCCAGCCCTCCCAGCCTGCTGTCATCACAGATCAGGGGGGATAGCATATCACAGTCCACTTCCAATGCTAAATCTCTCCTACCAGATGATCAAAAGGCATCACCACCATGCTCCACTTCTTCATCGGCTTTAGTATCGGCTTCCCTCTCTCATTCCAGTGCTCCTCTGGCAAACGACccctcttcatcctcctcctcttcagtGTCCTCATCTTCTGTAAACAAGCCGCCACCACCTCCACCCCCACCAGCTCCACCATTACCGTGGAGTCTTCAAACTGGAGTGGACTGCACTGCTGGAGGGGTTTTAGCAT TGACAGCCCTCCTCTTCAAAATGGAAGAGGCCAATATAGCCAGCAGAGCCAAAGCACAAGAGTTCATCCAGGCCACAAGTCAG ATTCTCTCACAGGCTAATCAGAACCAGTCACAGCCACACGCTCAATTATCCTCGTCTCTGTCATCACAagttcctcctcctcctccatcaCATGCTCCACCTCCAGGACCCAATCCTGCACAATATATTCTCCACAGCTCTGTCCCATTAGTTGGCTGCACCAAAACCCCTCCGACACACTTGCACCCTGGACTCTCAATGGGTGGAGGCTGTGCTCAGACTCCACCTCCTCCATTGCCAGCAGGAATGTCAGGGGCGACTGGGGGCTCGTGTGAAATGGGCTGGGACAATGAAAGTAAAGACCCTGACAAG TATATGAAGAAGCTGCATACCCAGGAGAGGGCAATCGAGGAAGTCAAATTGGCCATCAAGCCATACTACCAACGCAAAGACATCAACAAAGATGAATACAAGGATATCTTAAGGAAAGCTGTGCACAAG ATTTGTCACAGCCGAACAGGCGAGATTAACCCGGTTAAAGTGAGTAACCTGGTCAAGCTTTATGTCCAGAGGTACAAGTATTTCAGAAAGCATGGCCGCAAGATGGACGAAGAGGAAAAAGAGGATAGAGAGTCTGCTTCAATGTATTTCTCAACATGA